The Palleronia sp. THAF1 genome contains the following window.
AGGAACGCCGCCCCGGCAAGGTGCTGGCCGACCGCGTGGCCGCCGACTTGCCCGATGGCCTGCGCCTGATCGAAACAGAATGTCTGTCGAACTGCGACCGGGGCTGCTCGGTGGCTCTGCGTGGTCCGGGCCGGTGGACATTCGTCTACGGCAACCTCACGGAAGAAGACGCCGAAACCGTGATCCATGGCGCATCCCTCTACGCAGGCGTCGCCGATGGACTTGTGCCCTGGCGCGAACGCTCCGAACACTTCAAGCGCAACTGCATCGCGCGTATCCCTCCTTTGGAGTCCTCCAATGACTGATCTGTCGAAACTCCCCGTCACCGTCGTCACCGGCTTTCTGGGCTCGGGCAAAACGACCCTGATCCGCCACCTGATGGCCAATCCGGGCGGCCGCCGCCTTGCCGTTGTCGTCAACGAGTTCGGCGACGTGGGCGTGGATGGAGAGATCCTGAAGGGCTGCGCCATCCCCGACTGCCCGGCCGAGAACATCGTTGAACTCGCCAACGGCTGCATCTGCTGCACCGTCGCCGACGACTTCATCCCCACGATCGAAGCTTTGATGAAGCTCGACCCCCGCCCCG
Protein-coding sequences here:
- a CDS encoding DUF1636 family protein gives rise to the protein MSEPELLICVKCRRGIDQPGEERRPGKVLADRVAADLPDGLRLIETECLSNCDRGCSVALRGPGRWTFVYGNLTEEDAETVIHGASLYAGVADGLVPWRERSEHFKRNCIARIPPLESSND